One stretch of Chryseobacterium sp. LJ668 DNA includes these proteins:
- a CDS encoding NADP-dependent glyceraldehyde-3-phosphate dehydrogenase, which translates to MSSANTESFKEIFKSESDIPEEYKVQEIHQRVYLLNGELVEWKGEVTEIYSPVCIRTEKGLERKLLGSIPNIGPDEAMDVLDASVKAYNNGLGEWPTMSVEGRIKCMQKFVYLMIKERDLVIKLLMWEIGKTLTDSTKEFDRTVDYINQTIDALKDLDRESSRFQQAEGTIAQIRRAPLGVVLSMGPFNYPLNEIFTTLIPALIMGNTILFKLPKHGVLAHYPLLNAFKEAFPKGTVNTLYGKGSEIITPIMESGKVNVLAFIGSSKVANGLKKLHPKVNRLRAILSLDAKNAAIVTKNANLDIAVSEIILGALSFNGQRCTALKLIFVQKDVAEEFTRKLTAAVSALKAGLPWEKDVKITPLPEINKPPYLQECIEDALAKGGKVLNENGGYNEESFVFPAVVYPVNSEMKLYHEEQFGPIIPVVPFDTIEEPIDYQVNASHGMQVSIFSEDAQEVSKLIDPFVNLVSRVNINCQAQRGPDVFPFTGRKDSAEGTLSVFDALRSFSIRSLVAAKSTESNKNLLNTIVRDHDSNFLSTDYLF; encoded by the coding sequence ATGAGTTCAGCAAATACAGAATCATTTAAGGAAATTTTTAAAAGTGAAAGCGACATCCCGGAAGAATACAAAGTTCAGGAAATTCATCAGAGAGTTTATCTTTTAAACGGCGAACTGGTGGAGTGGAAGGGAGAAGTCACAGAAATCTACTCTCCGGTCTGCATACGTACAGAGAAAGGCTTGGAAAGAAAATTATTGGGAAGCATTCCCAATATAGGTCCTGATGAAGCAATGGATGTACTTGATGCCTCTGTAAAAGCTTACAATAACGGTCTTGGTGAGTGGCCAACGATGTCTGTGGAAGGCCGCATCAAATGCATGCAGAAGTTTGTGTACCTGATGATCAAAGAACGAGATCTCGTCATTAAATTATTGATGTGGGAAATCGGAAAAACCTTGACTGATTCTACAAAAGAATTTGACAGAACCGTTGATTACATCAACCAAACCATCGATGCTTTAAAAGATCTTGACCGTGAATCATCCCGTTTCCAACAGGCGGAAGGAACGATTGCGCAGATCAGAAGAGCGCCGCTTGGTGTGGTTCTCAGTATGGGGCCTTTCAATTATCCGTTAAACGAAATTTTCACAACGCTGATTCCTGCTTTAATCATGGGCAATACAATTCTTTTTAAACTTCCCAAGCATGGTGTTTTAGCACATTATCCGTTGTTGAATGCCTTCAAAGAAGCTTTCCCGAAAGGAACGGTCAATACATTATACGGTAAAGGTTCGGAAATTATCACCCCGATTATGGAAAGCGGTAAAGTGAATGTTCTGGCTTTTATCGGTTCAAGTAAAGTGGCCAATGGTCTGAAAAAACTACATCCGAAAGTGAATCGTTTAAGAGCGATTTTAAGCTTAGATGCAAAAAATGCAGCTATTGTTACTAAAAATGCTAACCTCGATATTGCTGTAAGCGAAATTATTCTCGGCGCACTTTCTTTCAACGGACAGCGATGTACTGCACTTAAATTAATCTTTGTGCAGAAAGATGTAGCCGAAGAATTTACCCGAAAATTAACAGCTGCAGTTTCTGCTTTGAAAGCAGGGCTTCCTTGGGAAAAAGATGTGAAAATCACTCCGCTCCCTGAAATTAACAAGCCGCCTTATCTTCAGGAATGTATTGAAGATGCCTTAGCAAAAGGTGGAAAAGTGCTTAATGAAAATGGAGGTTATAATGAAGAGTCCTTTGTTTTTCCAGCCGTAGTTTATCCGGTAAATAGTGAAATGAAGCTCTATCACGAAGAGCAGTTTGGTCCTATCATCCCCGTTGTTCCATTTGATACGATTGAGGAGCCTATTGATTATCAGGTCAACGCTTCACATGGAATGCAGGTAAGTATTTTCAGTGAAGATGCACAGGAAGTTTCTAAACTGATCGATCCGTTTGTGAACTTGGTGAGCCGTGTAAATATCAACTGTCAGGCACAACGTGGCCCAGATGTTTTTCCGTTTACGGGAAGAAAAGACTCTGCGGAAGGTACACTTTCCGTATTCGATGCACTTCGTTCGTTTTCTATAAGATCATTGGTTGCTGCAAAATCTACAGAATCCAACAAAAATCTTCTCAATACGATTGTAAGAGATCACGATTCTAATTTTTTGAGTACAGATTATTTGTTTTAA
- a CDS encoding RNA polymerase sigma factor: protein MTSLEQEFLSKIEKHKGIIFKISKMYMDDKDDRDDLFQEITYQVWKAYSSFRGESEFSTWLYRIALNTAIVFLKSEKKRSFIANEDFTDYKIIQDEYDLEKEEKLSEMYQAIQQLNPIDKAFIFYYLEDFSGREIADQMGISEGNVRVKMNRAKNKLKEILNVNK, encoded by the coding sequence ATGACCTCATTAGAACAGGAATTTTTAAGTAAAATCGAAAAACATAAAGGAATCATTTTTAAGATTTCTAAAATGTATATGGATGATAAAGATGACCGGGACGACCTCTTTCAGGAAATCACGTATCAGGTCTGGAAAGCCTATTCAAGTTTCAGAGGGGAGAGTGAATTTTCAACCTGGCTGTACAGAATCGCATTGAATACAGCAATCGTTTTTTTAAAATCAGAGAAAAAAAGAAGTTTTATAGCCAATGAAGATTTTACGGATTACAAAATTATTCAGGATGAATATGACCTCGAGAAGGAAGAAAAACTGTCTGAAATGTACCAAGCAATCCAACAATTAAATCCCATCGATAAAGCTTTTATTTTTTATTATCTGGAAGATTTCTCGGGAAGGGAAATTGCCGATCAGATGGGAATCTCCGAAGGAAATGTAAGGGTAAAAATGAATCGTGCCAAAAACAAACTAAAAGAAATCTTAAACGTGAATAAGTAA